A single genomic interval of Mycobacterium sp. DL592 harbors:
- a CDS encoding PAC2 family protein: MTPSSYSGAKGPDLPELHNTIIVAAFEGWNDAGDAASDALEHLDSIWEAETIIEIDDEAYYDYQVNRPVIRQVDGVTRELVWPSMRVAHCRPPGSDRDIVLMHGVEPNMRWRTFCSELLAIADKLNVDTVVILGALLADTPHTRPVPVSGAAYSPESAKFFGLEETRYEGPTGIAGVFQDACVAAGIPAVTFWAAVPHYVSQPPNPKATVALLRRVEDVLDIEVPLGDLPAQAEEWEVAVTEMTADDEEIAEYVTALEERGDADVDVNEALSKIDGDALAAEFERYLRRRGPGFRG; encoded by the coding sequence GTGACCCCGTCGAGCTACAGCGGTGCCAAGGGCCCGGACCTGCCTGAACTCCACAACACGATCATTGTTGCGGCGTTCGAGGGCTGGAACGACGCCGGCGACGCCGCCAGTGACGCGCTCGAGCACCTGGACTCGATCTGGGAAGCCGAGACGATCATCGAGATCGACGACGAGGCCTATTACGACTACCAGGTCAATCGCCCGGTGATCCGGCAGGTCGACGGCGTCACCCGCGAACTGGTGTGGCCGTCGATGCGGGTGGCGCACTGCCGGCCGCCCGGCTCTGATCGCGACATCGTGTTGATGCACGGCGTGGAACCCAACATGCGCTGGCGGACCTTCTGTTCTGAACTGCTGGCGATCGCCGACAAGCTCAATGTCGACACCGTGGTGATCCTGGGAGCGCTGCTCGCCGATACACCGCACACCCGCCCGGTGCCGGTGTCGGGTGCCGCCTACTCCCCCGAGTCGGCGAAGTTTTTCGGTCTCGAGGAGACCCGCTATGAGGGTCCGACCGGGATCGCCGGGGTGTTCCAGGACGCCTGCGTCGCGGCCGGGATCCCTGCGGTGACCTTCTGGGCGGCGGTGCCACATTACGTCTCGCAACCGCCCAACCCCAAGGCCACCGTCGCACTGTTGCGCCGCGTCGAGGACGTCCTCGACATCGAGGTGCCTCTCGGTGACCTGCCCGCCCAGGCCGAGGAGTGGGAAGTGGCGGTCACCGAGATGACCGCTGACGACGAAGAGATCGCCGAGTACGTGACCGCACTCGAAGAGCGTGGCGACGCCGATGTGGACGTCAACGAGGCGCTGTCAAAGATCGACGGCGACGCGCTGGCGGCAGAGTTCGAGCGCTATCTGCGCAGGCGAGGACCGGGTTTCCGAGGCTGA